Proteins encoded in a region of the Marinococcus sp. PL1-022 genome:
- a CDS encoding SEC-C metal-binding domain-containing protein, giving the protein MSISRNDPCPCGSGKKYKKCCGDPANQPAYTTEEVTNIQLDLAAAANKDSRKDFSHYYRRVYRPNYFPYAWHKFVQNLALADFLLHGNERREWMNIHQQIEHNSQHPRLQRLYSNWTGHNLSLFRLNKMTDDWYEVTDLLSEEVHHIEPLSFFRDLQENIVFLAFLVPVEDKWYPMLGLLPFHPDFADDVIKSVTGSVPDNEADKAGWITHHLPDVLRTLKDDLQEKYQEADSASTRSEAGSDAAADTSNLNEDQQKVVETLESSDQLSQEAVSSAAELWTRFCEQENPVIRKPEAQAAALEYAVGGGTQKEIAERYGVASSTIRTQWKKMEPYTSNENA; this is encoded by the coding sequence ATGAGTATTTCACGTAACGATCCGTGTCCTTGCGGCAGCGGTAAAAAATACAAAAAATGCTGCGGCGATCCCGCCAACCAGCCAGCTTATACGACTGAAGAAGTAACCAACATACAGCTGGATCTTGCAGCCGCTGCAAACAAAGACAGCCGGAAGGATTTCAGCCATTATTACCGCCGGGTCTACCGGCCGAACTATTTCCCTTATGCCTGGCATAAATTTGTTCAAAATCTGGCGCTTGCTGACTTTTTACTGCACGGCAATGAGCGCAGGGAATGGATGAATATTCATCAGCAGATAGAGCACAACAGCCAGCACCCGCGGCTTCAGCGGCTTTATTCCAACTGGACCGGGCATAACCTGTCACTGTTCCGCCTGAATAAAATGACCGACGACTGGTACGAGGTCACCGACCTGCTGAGCGAGGAAGTTCACCATATTGAACCACTGTCCTTTTTCCGGGACCTGCAGGAAAACATTGTGTTTCTCGCCTTTTTAGTCCCTGTAGAGGATAAATGGTATCCAATGCTTGGCCTGCTGCCGTTCCATCCGGATTTCGCCGATGACGTTATTAAAAGCGTTACCGGCTCTGTTCCGGACAACGAAGCGGATAAAGCCGGATGGATCACGCATCACCTGCCGGATGTGCTTCGCACACTAAAGGATGATCTTCAGGAGAAATACCAGGAAGCAGATAGCGCCTCCACCCGTTCTGAAGCAGGTTCAGATGCTGCGGCCGATACTTCAAACCTGAACGAGGATCAGCAGAAAGTAGTGGAGACACTCGAAAGCTCCGATCAGCTGTCCCAAGAAGCAGTATCTTCAGCTGCAGAGCTGTGGACCCGCTTTTGCGAGCAGGAAAACCCTGTGATCCGCAAACCGGAGGCCCAGGCAGCAGCTCTTGAATACGCAGTGGGAGGCGGCACGCAAAAAGAAATCGCCGAACGCTACGGGGTGGCCTCCTCCACTATTCGTACGCAGTGGAAAAAGATGGAGCCCTATACGTCAAATGAAAATGCATAA
- a CDS encoding DoxX family protein: MKNMEAGLLILRIVTGVIFLAHGADKLLNGMGASAASFGSMGMPDGTAYAVAVIEAAGGILLILGLLTRVVAGLFALIMLGAIVMVKWQQGLIGGFELDLLLMAASIHLALTGSRMLALKKRKKKRSF, translated from the coding sequence ATGAAAAATATGGAAGCCGGCCTGCTGATTCTCCGGATCGTGACGGGCGTAATATTTTTAGCTCACGGGGCTGATAAATTACTGAACGGAATGGGAGCCTCGGCTGCATCGTTTGGCAGCATGGGTATGCCGGACGGCACTGCTTACGCTGTAGCAGTCATCGAAGCTGCTGGAGGAATTTTGCTTATTCTTGGGCTGCTGACGCGTGTGGTTGCGGGTCTGTTTGCGCTCATTATGCTTGGGGCGATTGTAATGGTCAAATGGCAGCAGGGGCTGATTGGAGGCTTTGAGCTTGATCTCCTGCTGATGGCTGCCTCTATCCATCTGGCACTAACCGGAAGCCGTATGCTTGCCTTGAAAAAACGAAAAAAGAAACGCTCTTTCTGA
- a CDS encoding heavy metal translocating P-type ATPase — protein MENQTANSPAHWNASIEGMTCAACSRRIEKQIGKMDGVSEASVNLTTEQLSVQYYPSEVAPHDMEEKVEQMGYSVRRSEAVFDVTGMTCAACANRVEKKLNKLPGVSEATVNLAMERATVHYLDGEVSVEDMEQEVDKLGYGLTERTEKETEDPREKEQRKKGWQLLISALLTLPLVWTMVSHFGFLSCLWSPEVLMNPWVQLGIATPVQFIIGSTFYRSAYKSLRSGSANMDVLVALGTSAAYFYSLYFVLTGNASEGLYFETSAVIITLILLGKWFEAKAKGRTSRAIKSLLSLKAETALVERSGVVTEIKSEDVQEGDVVHVKPGARVPVDGEVIDGRSSVDESMLTGESIPVEKDAGDAMIGATVNGNGRIRMRATRVGRDTALSQIVRVVEEAQGGKAEIQRLADRVSGVFVPIVIGIALLTFLAWILFVQPGSLEAALLPTIAILVIACPCALGLATPTSIMAGSGRAAENGVLFKGGQYLESTGAVETILLDKTGTITKGEPAVTDIVPAPDWTEQQLLMHAAGAEQSSEHALAQAIVQDAAEKNLTLQPASSFEAVPGKGVLAVTEAGTVAVGTSAWLAERRVEGVPEGAENETLEDQGKTVMAVAVNDRFAGWIAVADTVKETSRRAVERMQAAGLEVVMITGDNEKTSRAIAAEVGIDRVIARVLPEQKSSEVTQLQREGRSVAMVGDGINDAPALATADIGMAVGTGTDIAVEAADITLMRGDLNSAADAVLMSRATMKNIKENLFFAFVYNSVGIPIAAIGLLAPWVAGAAMAFSSVSVVLNALRLQRMKIS, from the coding sequence CCTGCTCACTGGAACGCCTCCATAGAGGGAATGACCTGCGCAGCATGCTCGAGGCGCATTGAAAAACAGATTGGGAAAATGGACGGGGTTTCAGAAGCCTCCGTTAATTTAACGACCGAACAGCTTTCGGTACAGTATTATCCCAGTGAGGTAGCACCGCATGACATGGAAGAAAAAGTAGAACAGATGGGCTATAGCGTCCGCCGCAGCGAAGCGGTGTTTGACGTCACCGGAATGACATGTGCTGCCTGTGCCAACCGAGTGGAAAAGAAGCTGAATAAACTTCCCGGAGTGTCGGAAGCCACCGTCAACCTGGCAATGGAGCGTGCCACGGTCCACTATCTGGACGGAGAAGTTTCTGTAGAGGACATGGAACAGGAAGTAGACAAATTAGGGTACGGGTTAACCGAACGCACCGAGAAAGAGACGGAGGATCCGAGAGAAAAAGAACAGCGGAAAAAAGGATGGCAGCTGCTGATTTCTGCGCTTTTAACCCTTCCGCTTGTATGGACGATGGTCTCCCATTTCGGGTTTCTGTCCTGTCTCTGGTCCCCGGAAGTATTGATGAACCCCTGGGTTCAGTTAGGCATTGCGACGCCGGTTCAGTTTATCATCGGCTCCACGTTTTACCGGAGCGCCTATAAATCACTGCGGAGCGGCAGCGCCAATATGGATGTGCTGGTCGCCCTTGGTACCTCGGCTGCCTATTTTTACAGCCTGTATTTTGTGCTGACAGGCAATGCATCCGAAGGGCTGTATTTTGAAACGTCAGCAGTGATCATTACCCTTATCCTCCTTGGTAAGTGGTTTGAAGCGAAAGCGAAGGGACGCACCTCGCGCGCCATTAAATCACTTCTCTCGTTAAAAGCGGAAACCGCCCTCGTGGAGCGAAGCGGTGTAGTAACGGAAATAAAAAGCGAAGACGTCCAGGAGGGCGACGTGGTCCACGTGAAACCGGGAGCCAGGGTGCCGGTGGACGGGGAAGTTATAGACGGCCGCTCGTCTGTGGATGAATCCATGCTTACGGGTGAAAGCATTCCGGTGGAAAAAGACGCGGGAGACGCGATGATTGGTGCGACGGTGAATGGAAACGGGCGTATCCGCATGCGCGCCACCCGGGTCGGCAGGGACACGGCATTGTCCCAGATTGTCCGGGTCGTTGAAGAAGCCCAGGGCGGAAAGGCGGAGATTCAGCGCCTTGCCGACCGTGTATCCGGAGTGTTTGTACCGATTGTAATTGGCATCGCACTGTTGACCTTTCTCGCCTGGATTCTTTTTGTGCAGCCCGGATCGCTTGAAGCGGCACTGCTGCCAACCATCGCCATTCTTGTCATTGCCTGCCCATGTGCGCTCGGGCTCGCAACGCCGACGTCTATTATGGCAGGCTCCGGCAGAGCTGCTGAAAATGGCGTGCTGTTTAAAGGCGGGCAGTACTTGGAAAGCACCGGGGCAGTGGAAACCATTCTGCTTGATAAAACCGGTACGATTACAAAAGGAGAGCCGGCAGTGACAGATATTGTACCGGCTCCGGACTGGACGGAGCAGCAGCTGCTGATGCACGCTGCCGGAGCGGAGCAGTCCTCCGAGCATGCGCTGGCCCAGGCGATTGTCCAGGATGCGGCGGAGAAAAATCTTACGCTGCAGCCTGCTTCTTCGTTTGAAGCAGTACCCGGCAAAGGAGTGCTCGCAGTCACAGAGGCCGGCACTGTAGCGGTTGGGACAAGTGCCTGGCTGGCGGAGCGCCGTGTGGAAGGTGTTCCGGAAGGAGCAGAAAACGAAACGCTGGAGGATCAGGGTAAAACAGTTATGGCAGTGGCGGTAAACGACCGCTTTGCCGGCTGGATTGCCGTCGCTGATACAGTGAAGGAGACATCCAGACGGGCAGTGGAACGCATGCAGGCGGCAGGGCTTGAAGTCGTTATGATTACCGGTGATAACGAGAAAACTTCCCGCGCTATTGCAGCAGAGGTAGGGATTGACCGTGTGATTGCGCGCGTACTCCCTGAACAGAAAAGCAGCGAAGTAACACAGCTGCAGCGTGAAGGGCGGAGCGTCGCCATGGTCGGAGACGGGATTAACGATGCACCGGCGCTTGCGACCGCTGATATCGGTATGGCTGTTGGCACAGGCACAGACATCGCCGTGGAGGCAGCGGACATTACGCTGATGCGAGGGGATCTAAACAGCGCAGCAGATGCTGTACTCATGAGCCGCGCAACGATGAAAAACATTAAAGAAAATTTATTCTTTGCGTTTGTGTATAATTCCGTCGGCATTCCTATTGCCGCCATCGGCCTGCTCGCTCCGTGGGTGGCCGGGGCAGCCATGGCGTTCAGTTCAGTTTCTGTTGTACTGAATGCCCTGCGCCTGCAGCGGATGAAGATTTCATAA